In the Myxococcota bacterium genome, TCAGGATCAGGCCCTCGAAGACCACGGTGTTGGGCGCGTTGTCGAGCTTCAGCGACACGTTCTGCACGCCGGTGAACGTGACATCGGAGGCGCCGCCGTTCACGGTCGTGTCGGTCAGGGGGATGATGCGGACCAGGCCCGCGGTCGGGTCCACTTCGCCGGTCGCAACGCCACTCAGCGTCGCGATCGCGCCGCCGCCCTTGCCCGTGACCGAGAGCGTGACGCCGTGCTGGCTGGCGGTGAGATTTCCAGCCCGAGTGTGCGCGGCAAACCCGAGCGCGAGTGACAGGACGAGGAGCGAACGAGCCACCATGGCGACCTCCCACGCGCACACACCCACCCAGGGAGGACGCGCGAGCGGATTCTAACCGGAGGCGACACGCAACTGCGCGGCAGATTCGGGGTCACTGGCGGAGAGAGTGGGATTCGAACCCACGGTACCTTTCGGTACACACGCTTTCCAAGCGTGCGCCTTCGACCGCTCGGCCATCTCTCCGGGGGTTACTGCGCTCCGGCTCTTCTCCGGCTCCCCTCTTCCCGAGCAACCCTATCGAAACCGAGCCGGCCCGTCCGCGGCCGCCCGCGGCGGGCCGGGCAAGCGGCGGAGCCGCGCGCAGCGAGCCGCAGGCGAGCGAAGCTCAGTACGGGTACGGAGAGGGAGGGATTCGAACCCTCGATACAGTTTCCCGTATCCAGGTTTAGCAAACCTGTGCCTTCAGCCACTCGGCCACCTCTCCGCGAGGCGGGCCCAAGATGGGCGAAGCGGGCGGGCATGACAACCCCCGCGCGGGGGCCGCCTCAGGGTGGGAGCGCCGGGGCGCAGACGGGCTGGATCCCGGGACCGAGGCCGGCGCGGGAGCGGCGCATCACGACCCAGTCGTCGATCAGGCAGTCGAGCGGGAACGGGGCGGCGGCGCGCCACACGTTGCACAGCTCGGGGCGGACCATGCCGAGCGTGCTCGGGTTCTGGGGGTCGACCAGGTGCAGGCGCAGGGCGGCTTCGTCGAGCGCGGTGACGGCTCCGTTCCCGTCCATGTCGCCGCAGGTGCAGTGGTTGTCGGCGTCGAACGGGCACGGGTCGCTGGTGTCGGGCAGTGAGTCGCCGTCGGAGTCGAGCGGCAGCACGAGCGGCGTGAGCGCGAGCTGACCCCAGCCGAACAGCGTGTCGAGGCCGGGCGCGCCCACGTCGTGCGTCCGCGCCACGAGCGCGGCGCGGAGCTGGTTCGCAGTGATTCCCGGCGCCTGCTGCGCGAGCAGCGCGGCCGCGCCCGCGACGACCGGCGACGAGAACGACGTGCCGATCGCGGCCCCGTAGTAGAGCGTCTGCGTGCGGTCGGGCGCGACGATGTCGGGCTTGATCCGACCGTCGATCGTCGGACCCACGCTCGAGAAGTTCTCGATCGGCGGGCCGGGGGGCGCCTGGGTCCACAGCGCCTGGTCGATCGCGGCCACCGCGAACGCGCCGTGCGCGACCGACGGGTCGGCCATGCTCGAAGTGGCGACCTGTTGAGTCACGTCGACCGCCGCGCCCGAGCCGAACAGTGACACGTCGAGCCCCGCGGTCGGCCCCGAGATCCGCCGCACGCCGATCTGGTACGGCTCCTGCGAGGCGTTGCGCGTGTAGCAGGCCTGCTCCGCGGGCGGCACGCCCGGGCCCGGCCGCGTCTGCCCGGACGCCACCACGGCACCGGTGGCCGAGTACACGAAGAGGTCCAGGTCGGTGGGCGTGCCCGTGTAGTGATCGGGGTACTGGTTCCAGTTCAGGATCCAGCACACGTCGCTGAGCTCGGAGACCACGTTGAGTCTCTCGTTGCCCGGCGTGAACTCGAGGTTCTTGTCGGCGTCGGTGTCGACCCAGGGGCCGCGCCAGTGGCGGTAGGCCCAGTTGCCGCCGCCCACGGCCCAGAACACGCCATCGACGTCGTGTGACTCGTTGATGATGCCGTTGATCGGGCCCGAGTCGTCGTAGTAACTCGTGGCGAAGAAGTTCACCGACAGATTCGCGATGCGGATCCCGTTGTCGCGCAGATAGTCGGCCGCGTTCTGCAGCTCGAGCTCGTCGCTGAAGTTGAGCAGATACAGCTGCGCGCCGGGCGCCACGTCGGCC is a window encoding:
- a CDS encoding S8 family serine peptidase, which gives rise to MLEPPHGQGSEALPIAQLEALGAHVQARSRSWLRISASPAVLRKVAELGGIRGLRFPWKPVPLALGTGSVLSEAVALTGAGALQTAGFTGAGVKVAVVDAGFTHLADAKTLGEVPASAIAVDFTGMGMDGDTAHGTSVTEEVADVAPGAQLYLLNFSDELELQNAADYLRDNGIRIANLSVNFFATSYYDDSGPINGIINESHDVDGVFWAVGGGNWAYRHWRGPWVDTDADKNLEFTPGNERLNVVSELSDVCWILNWNQYPDHYTGTPTDLDLFVYSATGAVVASGQTRPGPGVPPAEQACYTRNASQEPYQIGVRRISGPTAGLDVSLFGSGAAVDVTQQVATSSMADPSVAHGAFAVAAIDQALWTQAPPGPPIENFSSVGPTIDGRIKPDIVAPDRTQTLYYGAAIGTSFSSPVVAGAAALLAQQAPGITANQLRAALVARTHDVGAPGLDTLFGWGQLALTPLVLPLDSDGDSLPDTSDPCPFDADNHCTCGDMDGNGAVTALDEAALRLHLVDPQNPSTLGMVRPELCNVWRAAAPFPLDCLIDDWVVMRRSRAGLGPGIQPVCAPALPP